The nucleotide sequence GCCAAATTTCATTTCCGCCAAAGGGGTTGGCGCAAATGAAAAGACAAGTAATTTCAGTACATTCCATTTCCGCCATTTCCGCCCCCCTAAAGGGGGAAGTCATTCTGGCGGAAATGACTTTCCCCCGCCGGGGGATGGGGTCCGCGATGGCGGCAAAGGGGAGCGGAATGAAACAGGTCGAGATGAGTGAAAAGCCCAAGGGAACCATCCAGGCGTCAGATGACGAACGGCTTGAGGCCGAAGCCTTACGCTGGTGTGAGCGCTTAGGCCGCAAGTTGGACCGGAAGCGCAGCAAAGGTAAAACCCGCCGAGGCACCTATGATAATCGCAGTCGATAACCGCGAACAACTTGCCTACAGCTTTGGAGGTTATGACTGTAGTGTCGAAGCCGCAACGCTGAATGTCGGTGACTATTCCATAGTCGGCTTCGAGGACAAGATTGCCTGTGAGCGAAAGTCTATTGACGACTTGATCGGCTGTCTCACTTCAGGCCGCGAACGCTTCGAGAAAGAGCTTACCCGCGCCAGGTCTTTAGATCGCTTCTGTGTCATTGTTGAGGCTAGCTTTGAAGAACTCGCCAAAGGCCTATACCGCAGTGCTATGAAGCCGCATGCGGCATGTCAGAGTGTCATTGCTTGGCAAGTCAGATACGGAACTCCGTTTGTCTTTGCTGGGTCAAGGAAGGCGGCCGAATATTATTGCTTCTCATTTCTGCAAAAGTACGTCCGCGAGATCGAAGAGCGCATGAAGGCGCTAACCAAGTCGCAGGCTCCGACCAAAAGCGCGGCGGCGTGAGGAGAATACAATGCCACGACGACTTTTCGACAAATCCATTGACGGTGTGGATATGTGCCCGCGATGCGGTGCACTCCCTGGTGAATACCATTCACTTGGCTGTATGGCCGAACTTTGTCCCAAATGCGACAAACTGCTGGTGACATGTACCTGTTCCGTCATGGACGCTGAAGGCAAGGCAATCGCCACACGGAGGCTGTTCAACGCCATCAACAACCACATCGCGGCGTGGGTATTTGCGGCTGCCTATCCGCGCAAAAGCCCTTTGGGGCTTGCCGGCTGGCTTTGGGTAGCTCTCAATTCTGATCCCGACTTGATATTTTCCATGGTGGTGAGCGACGCGGGAGCCTTGGCCGGCCTCAAAGCGTCCCACTACGACCAAGCGGGGCACCCCCGCTGCTACTCGGTCGCGGATGTCGCCCGGATCCTAGGCTGTAGCAGGCGCTTGACTACGGAACTGACGCGGGCCTTCGCGGATGTCGAGGCCGGCCGGGATACCGAAGCGCTGTTGCGGGTGCATTAGGGGCCGATGATGGCTGATTCTTCGCTGCCAAAACAGCCAAAGCCGAGAGGTCCTGGCCGCCCTTTCGAGAAGGGGAAAAGCGGAAACGTAAAAGGCCGCCCGCCCGGCACCCGCTGCAAGGCCACACTTGCCGCTCAGACGCTTCTTGACGGCGAGGCCGAGGCGTTGACCCGGAAAGCTGTAGAACTGGCTCTAGGCGGCAACATGACAGCCTTGCGGTTGTGCCTCGAAAGGATCGTGCCACCACGGAAAGACAGCCCCGTGCGAGTGACGCTCCCTGCCATAGAGAGTGCGACCGACATCCCGGCCGTGACAAACGCCCTGCTGGAAGCCGTGGGGAAAGGGCAGTTGACCCCATCGGAGGTCGCGGCACTTGCCGCCCTGGTGGAAGGCCACAGGAAGGCTCTGGAAACCGCCGACCTCGCGGAGCGCGTTGCAAAACTTGAGGAGTTCAAGGGCTTATGAACGCCAGAAACCTGGAAACAAGGGTCAAGCGTTTGGAAGACGACGCACAATGTACCTACTGCCTTTGTCTCGAACCACGGCAAGGCCAGACTGACGACGAGTGCATTGCCGAGTTCTACGCGGATCATCCATGGCTACTGGGTAAGAATCATCCTCCCTTCCTTTTTCCATAAGGAGCCACCATGCGAAACCTTGAATCACGCGTGAAACAGCTTGAGGCCGACAGCAAGGAAGAGACATTAATGATTGTAACTTATTATGATGGAGAAACAAAAGAGCAGTCAATGGAGAGATACTTCGAACAATATCCCCACATGCGTGAATATAATGGGCCGATTCCCTTTATCTTCTTGGAGTCATTCAGAGGTGAAGAGCATGCGTGATCTTCAAAAGCGAATCGCCAAATTGGAGCGGGCGACAGCGGGAGAGACGCCTTTGGTGTTTGTCCCGCTCGGTTCGACCCTTGAAGCGGCAAGAGCGGCATGGATTGCGGAACATCCCGACAAACGACTTGGAGAGATGGATTTTTTCATATCCAACGTTCCAGAGCCGGAACCTCTGCCGAAAGGAATTTAACAGCAACCCCGGCACTCCCGGGTGACAGGAGAATGACCATGGCATGGGATCAAAGTGCTTTCGATGCGGCTCTCAAGAAGAAGTACGAAGTCGCAGGACAACAGGCGGATGCCGACACCACGAGGGCCAATGCCGCAGCCCAAGACGTGTCCCAACGGCCGGAAATCCAGGCTCGGTCCGACGCTGCCGCGATGCAGCGGGCGAAACTCGCTTCGCAGACCCAACTTGGCGTAGCCGGTATGGGCGAACAGGGGGCGACGGCCCGGGCGCAACTCAACGCCAACACACAAACTGGCATTGCAAGCATGCAGGATCGTGGCGCGACGGCCAGGACTGGCATGCAGACAGGCGCGCAACTCCAAATTGCTGGGATGGAAAACCAGCTCGGGCGGGACCGCCTGAACCAGCAGGGACAGCAGTTTGGTCGCTCCTTTGCCTTGGACTCCGCCAAGGCCTTGGACACCAGCCGGCGCGGGTGGGCCGACCTTGGAAGGCCGACTTACGGAGACCTGGATACATACAATAAAGAAACCAAACGATATGAGCCGACTATCAAAATCCCTGGGGTGACCCCTTCCGCCGTGAACCCGTTGGAGCAACTGCAGGGCGCACAGGATGCCCGGGCGGCCGCGGCTGGCGCGAGGCAGGGAGGCATTGGCGATGAGACGCCCGAGGATATCCGCAAACGCCGAATTACTGTGGCGACTGGCGCTTCTGGTCCCTGGTAGTGGGATTGAGGCAGCGAGAACCGCAAGACGGTCACGGGGCCGGGGGAAACCTCGGCCCTTTCTTTTGCCTGGCGATTTGGCTTCAGGCTGACCACAGGCGCGATGAAAACGGTGAATTGGCCAAGACCCGGCAAAAATAGAAACGGAGCCGTATGGGCCTTCTGGACGGCTTCTCGCGCCCGGACTTCGGTTCACCCCTTGACCCTGCCGGGCGGCGTGGTAAGGCAGAATCGCGAACCGAGCCTGAGAGTCTCGAGAGGGATTCCGTCGTGCCAGAGGCCTTCCCTCGGGAACTGCGCTGGGGACACGACAGGCCAGGGTTCGTTCGCGCCTGTTTCAACCGTGCCAGAGGCCTTCCCTTCCGGGGAGTGCGCTGGGGACACGACAGGCGCGATTTCTCTTTGCCGAACCAGCCTCCATCTTCCTCGAAAATATCCTCCCCCCGGCTGCCGAGAACCGTCGTCACTCTTGCCCACATCGACGTCAGGAGTCCTCATCTCGTCCGAACCTCGCCTTGTCTATGCCCCTCTTTGACAAGGCCTTCAGACAAGGCGGCCTCGGCCTTATGGACCCAGAATTCCGCTTCCTTGGAATCCCTGACGCGGACGAAGTTGTCCTTGAGATCGTCGGCAGATGGTACATCGACTGACCAGATGCCTGATCGGGGGTCGAAAACCGCGCAAACGTCGTACTCCGATGGGGCGGCCACCCAAACGCGGCCGGTGGACGGATCCTTGGAAACGAACATGGGCTCTTCTCCTGTTGACCAAGATATTATGACATTGTGGGAAATGTGGCGATGTCCAAGGCCTCGCCACCGTCCTGACAGGGAGAGGCGCTATGCTCTTTTTTTGGGATATGGGCCACGCGCATGCTCGCGGTCATGGGGCGGGCCCTTTCCGCCAGCGCGGGGAATGCCGCGGGCGAATAGGCCCGGCAACGGGAAGTCGGGAGAGGATCACGGGGCCGGGGTGACTCGGCCCCTTCGTTCTGCCAAGTGGTTTCCTTACTGCCCCGTGCTTGGGATGACCTGCCCGGTCCTGGTGTTCACGTAGGCGTTGGGCCCAGCCGGGGCGTAGACCGTACCCGTTTGCGGCTCCACGATGGGACCTTGCGGCACTGCGGGCCCCGTGTAGGTGCGGCCGTAGTTGTCCACCATCCCGCCGTTACCCATCGGGGTGAATACGGTCCCGGGTTGATCCTGTTGGGCGAAGGCCAAGGTCGCCAGGGACAGAAACGCCAAGGTCAGAATGATCCGCTTCATGGCACGCCTCCAATCGGGAAAGGTTTATTTGATGGCCTACACTCCCGGCATGAGCATGTCTATCCCTGCTTGATCTTCCCGAATAAATCCTTTTCCGGCAACCAAGCGCCCCGGCGATGATCGCCCAGGTATCGACGGTGCCGTGGAAGATGAATTCTCCTCGGGCATGGTTGATTGTCCTTCGACCTACCCCGTTACCCGCTTAGCAGGCGAGCGCCGCATGTCGAGCGAGAAAATGATTGACACCTTCTTTAGAGAAGATATTTTGGTTTCATGCTGACTACGATTCAAGCGGCTGAAATACTCGGCATCCGCTCAGAGACTGTTCGCCAGCAAATTCAAGCTGGCCGTCTCAGTGCTGTAAAACACGGCCGGGACTGGTTTATTGATCCTGACGAACTTGACCGTTATCGCCGGGAGCGCCAGCAAAACGGACGGTCCACCAGATGGAAGGAGGCAAAAGCCAAGCAGACCACGGAATAAAAAACAGCCCCGGCCGGCGCTACCAACACCGACCAGGGCCTAACCACAACCGCACAACGGAGGTGCGATCATGGCTGGACACGCCTTATCTCGGGCGCGTGCTCGAGGCAACCCCACGTCTTTGCCCGGCTACCAGGGCAAACGCCTTACCCCTCTCCTGGTCATCCAGGCCTTTTGCCGTGCCTGCATGGGCGGCAACGCACCGATGGTCGGGGCCTGCGCTTCGACCACATGCAAACTCCACGCATACCGATGCGGCTCCATCGCTGCAGGGGCGGATCGCCGGCTGCGGCGGATCATCAAATTGTACTGCGCGGAAAGCTGCCTTCCCATGGAGGATGCGGCCGCCTGTGTCGCGGGCATGGACTGCCTGGGGAACTCGGCCTGTTCACTTTGGCCATACCGCCAGGGGCGAAACCCCTTCTATTCGGAGGCGGCCAGGGAGAAGCGCCGGCGGCAGGCTTTGGAACACGGTCTAGGCCAAGGTCACGAGGGTATTTCGTGCACCAGAATCGACGAAAGCGCCCCGAACCATACTTGTGGTCATCTTGCCGTCAAAACTTCGCTCCTGGCGCTCCTCAAGCGTCCTGTCTACCCGGCAACCGAATCCGCCCGCACGCCTGACCAGAAGGAGGCCCGCCATGACTAGATCCCGCGTGTGCCGATCATCTGGCCGCGGCGACTCCCTTTCCACTCGCCAGGCTCTGGTCCTGCGCATCCGGGAAATTGAGAATGGCATGGCGCAGTGGGGTTGGTTGTCCGATTCCCTGGCGGACTTCGCGGGCATTTTCCCGGGCAGAGGGAAAGCCCACTCGCTGCTTGTCCGCTCGTGCGTCAAAGTGCTTATCGGGATTGCGTTGCGGCTGGTTTCTCATCCTGCCGGGACTTCCCTTGACGCCGTAGTCATCGACGTGACGGCCGAGGAGGTGCGCCATGCGTGAGCTCGCCTTATCCTACTTGAACGGCAAGAAGGAGGCTGGCCGCCGGGCCCCGCGCAAACCCCGCCCCGCCTACCTGCTGAGCGACAAGCTCATGACCGTGTACGAGACGCCACGGCCCAAACTCAGCGATCCGGGTCGAGTCTACAAACACTTGGAGGACCTAAAGGACGAAAACCGGGAAGTGATGGTCGTTATTTGTGTGACTGCCCAAAACAGGGGCATACTGCGCGAGATCATCCATATAGGCCTTGTGGATCAGTGCAATGTGTCTTCGCGAGAGCTTTTGAAGCCTGCCATTTTGAACTCTGCAAGCGGCATCATTATCGCCCACAACCATCCAGGCGGGAATCCTTCGCCATCAGAAGCCGATATTACCACCACCAAAATGATAGAGTCTGCCTGTACGTTGTTCAACATCCGGCTGCTGGACCATGTGATTTTTGCCCATGATGCCTATTTTTCCATGCAGGCGGCGGGCTTCATTTCAGAGGATAAGTCATGAAGCGGACAAGAACACCCCGGACCATCGAGCGGGAAATGGATAGGCTCGCCAGGACGGCCGAGGCCCTGCTCGAGGAGGCAAAGACCATGGCCGGGCACAAGGACTTTCGTCGCATGGCCCACCGCGTGTCGGATGATGTGTACGATTTTTGGAGAGAGGCGGCGGACCTGTGGCGATATGGACGGGCTACGTCGGGCGAGTTGCCCTGAGCTTGGTCGGCAAGGGGATAAGCAAGGTAGCGGTAGCGGCCTGTCACCAAAATGGGGACGGGCCGTTTTCTCATCTATGCCCGTCCTGGTCTGAACCGGGATGGCGTATGGAGACCTCTTTGCAGCACCCGGCGAT is from Solidesulfovibrio sp. and encodes:
- a CDS encoding helix-turn-helix domain-containing protein, with amino-acid sequence MLTTIQAAEILGIRSETVRQQIQAGRLSAVKHGRDWFIDPDELDRYRRERQQNGRSTRWKEAKAKQTTE
- a CDS encoding ERCC4 domain-containing protein — its product is MIIAVDNREQLAYSFGGYDCSVEAATLNVGDYSIVGFEDKIACERKSIDDLIGCLTSGRERFEKELTRARSLDRFCVIVEASFEELAKGLYRSAMKPHAACQSVIAWQVRYGTPFVFAGSRKAAEYYCFSFLQKYVREIEERMKALTKSQAPTKSAAA
- a CDS encoding JAB domain-containing protein, with amino-acid sequence MRELALSYLNGKKEAGRRAPRKPRPAYLLSDKLMTVYETPRPKLSDPGRVYKHLEDLKDENREVMVVICVTAQNRGILREIIHIGLVDQCNVSSRELLKPAILNSASGIIIAHNHPGGNPSPSEADITTTKMIESACTLFNIRLLDHVIFAHDAYFSMQAAGFISEDKS